In Ruania zhangjianzhongii, the following proteins share a genomic window:
- a CDS encoding NAD(P)/FAD-dependent oxidoreductase, which produces MTTAAHPDRVLVVGAGLAGLRTVAELRAAGYTGHVQLIGAEEHPPYDRPPLSKELLSKPAPVWLAEDLGHDLAALADDVHLGVRAASLSVAGDGVQVTSAGGVTFAADQVVLATGSHAVRPPEWTGVLTLHTLDEAEHLRRALAERLEVIVIGAGWIGAEVAGVAAGAGSTVQVLESGPVPLWRQLGEELGGRTVPWYAEAGVRLHTQAAVTAVEHGKVTLADASTLTGDLVLCAIGARPDTGWLAGSVPLTDRGQVLVDAGGRSPVPGVWAVGDVAERDHPLFGRVPGGHWSAALTDPAALARAMLGQELPAAEPAPYLNSSQLGHQLTVYGRLTSDRITRGDPAAPPWTELCLEGDRLTGAVIADAPRDVAAVRKLLGRGELPVLDRVAAADPGVRLTRAVA; this is translated from the coding sequence GTGACGACTGCTGCTCATCCGGACCGAGTCCTGGTGGTGGGCGCGGGACTGGCTGGCCTGCGCACCGTCGCCGAGCTGCGAGCTGCCGGGTATACCGGCCATGTGCAGCTGATCGGAGCCGAGGAGCACCCGCCGTACGACCGCCCACCGCTGTCCAAGGAACTGCTCAGCAAACCTGCTCCGGTGTGGCTGGCCGAGGACCTGGGACACGACCTGGCCGCGCTGGCCGACGACGTGCACCTGGGGGTCCGGGCGGCCTCGCTGAGCGTTGCCGGCGACGGCGTTCAGGTCACCTCCGCGGGGGGCGTCACCTTCGCGGCCGATCAGGTGGTGCTGGCCACCGGCAGCCACGCGGTCCGGCCACCCGAGTGGACCGGGGTCCTCACCCTGCACACGCTGGACGAAGCGGAACACCTGCGCCGCGCACTGGCCGAGCGGCTCGAGGTGATCGTGATCGGCGCGGGCTGGATCGGCGCGGAGGTGGCCGGGGTGGCCGCCGGAGCAGGGAGCACCGTACAGGTGCTGGAATCTGGACCCGTGCCGCTGTGGCGTCAGCTCGGCGAGGAGCTGGGCGGACGGACCGTGCCCTGGTACGCCGAGGCCGGGGTGCGCCTGCACACCCAGGCCGCCGTGACCGCCGTCGAGCACGGGAAGGTGACGTTGGCCGACGCCAGCACGCTGACCGGAGACCTGGTGCTGTGCGCGATCGGCGCACGACCGGACACCGGCTGGCTGGCCGGCAGCGTGCCGCTGACCGACCGTGGGCAGGTGCTGGTCGATGCCGGTGGTCGGTCCCCGGTGCCGGGCGTATGGGCGGTGGGCGATGTGGCCGAGCGGGACCACCCCCTGTTCGGCCGAGTGCCTGGCGGGCACTGGTCGGCCGCGCTGACCGACCCGGCGGCCCTGGCGCGCGCGATGCTCGGCCAGGAGCTGCCCGCCGCCGAACCAGCGCCGTACCTGAACTCCAGCCAGCTCGGCCACCAGCTCACCGTCTACGGCCGGCTCACCAGCGACCGGATCACCCGCGGCGACCCGGCGGCGCCGCCGTGGACCGAGCTGTGCCTGGAAGGCGACCGGCTCACCGGAGCCGTGATCGCCGACGCCCCCCGCGATGTGGCGGCGGTGCGCAAGCTGCTCGGTCGCGGCGAGCTGCCGGTGCTGGACCGGGTAGCGGCCGCCGATCCTGGCGTACGGCTGACGCGAGCGGTGGCGTAA
- a CDS encoding type II toxin-antitoxin system Phd/YefM family antitoxin yields the protein MSTVNASQARQTLPAQLDRVAKGESVEITRHGRVVAVLVSPELLRSRRALEAWKDADLINERLEHARREPIPPPSLTAERAEELVTSVRADRNAR from the coding sequence ATGAGCACAGTGAACGCGAGCCAGGCCCGGCAGACCCTTCCGGCCCAGCTCGACCGGGTGGCGAAGGGCGAGTCGGTCGAGATCACCCGGCACGGACGCGTCGTGGCGGTGCTCGTCTCCCCCGAGTTGCTCCGGTCTCGTCGCGCGCTCGAAGCGTGGAAGGACGCCGACCTCATCAACGAGCGGCTCGAGCACGCCCGCCGCGAGCCGATCCCGCCACCGAGCCTGACCGCCGAGCGGGCCGAGGAACTGGTCACGTCGGTGCGTGCC